From a region of the Thermus caldilimi genome:
- a CDS encoding ABC transporter substrate-binding protein, with protein sequence MPQNPHRRAFLRTVASLAFLPLLGRAQGGARLTRLFGPPLRGPVRRVFVAGPPAAVMAYVLAPEKLLGWPTRLGQEALAYLLPEVRGLPVYGRLVGSSATVSVETLLAQKPDLILDVGTVDATYLSAAERISSQTGIPYALVDGRLTESAEQLLEVGQLLGVEDRARRLAAYARVALAEAARYRARSGPKPKVYLARTASGLETGLGGSINVEVIEVAGGVNVTAAAGRGGLTRVSFEQLLAWQPDLILTQDASFFQLARQDPLWRRLKAVQTGQLYLVPSLPFGWLDGPPGVNRLLGLRWLVRRLNAGVEPLDWRVETWLFYRLFYGLEPSAQQLEALLAGLQGG encoded by the coding sequence GTGCCCCAAAATCCCCATCGGCGTGCGTTTCTCAGGACCGTAGCCTCCCTGGCCTTTCTCCCCTTGCTCGGCAGGGCCCAGGGTGGGGCCCGGCTCACCCGCCTTTTCGGTCCCCCCCTGCGGGGTCCGGTGCGCCGGGTTTTCGTGGCCGGGCCGCCCGCGGCGGTCATGGCCTATGTCCTGGCCCCGGAGAAGCTCCTGGGCTGGCCCACCCGGTTGGGGCAGGAGGCCTTGGCCTACCTGTTGCCCGAGGTAAGGGGGCTTCCCGTCTACGGGCGGTTGGTGGGCAGTTCAGCCACGGTCTCCGTGGAAACCCTCCTCGCGCAAAAGCCCGACCTCATCCTGGACGTGGGCACCGTGGACGCCACCTATCTTTCTGCGGCGGAGCGCATCTCGTCCCAGACGGGCATTCCTTACGCCTTGGTGGACGGCCGCCTGACGGAGAGCGCGGAGCAGCTTCTGGAGGTGGGCCAGCTCCTCGGGGTGGAGGACCGAGCCCGGCGGCTGGCTGCCTACGCCCGGGTGGCCCTGGCCGAGGCCGCCCGCTACCGGGCCCGCTCGGGGCCCAAACCCAAAGTCTACCTGGCCCGTACGGCGAGCGGTCTGGAAACCGGCCTCGGGGGCTCCATCAACGTGGAGGTCATCGAGGTGGCGGGTGGGGTCAACGTGACCGCAGCCGCAGGCCGGGGCGGGCTCACCCGGGTTTCCTTTGAGCAACTCCTGGCCTGGCAGCCGGACCTGATCCTCACCCAAGACGCCTCGTTCTTCCAGCTGGCCCGGCAAGATCCCCTCTGGCGCCGCCTCAAGGCGGTGCAGACCGGGCAGCTCTACCTGGTGCCCAGCCTGCCCTTCGGCTGGCTGGACGGGCCCCCGGGGGTGAACCGTCTCCTGGGCCTGCGTTGGCTGGTCCGTCGGCTGAACGCGGGGGTAGAGCCCCTGGACTGGCGGGTGGAAACCTGGCTCTTCTACCGCCTCTTCTACGGCCTCGAGCCGAGCGCCCAGCAACTGGAGGCCCTCCTGGCGGGCCTGCAAGGGGGTTGA